The genomic window ATACGTGACGCCGCGCGAGCGCTATCGCGTCTACCTGCTGATGCGATTCGTTACGCCGCTGGCGGTCGCGATTTGCGGCTATTCACCCGGATCGCGGATGGGTTTCGGCGAGGACCTGGCGCCCGGCGTGGCGCGCGAATGGAGCCGCTGGGTCATGAATCCAAGGTATTTCCTCGACGATCCGACGCTGACGTCGTTACGCAACGGCGCGAACTATCACGGCTCGCTGCTCATGTTGGCGCCGAGCGATGACGCGTGGATCACGCGTGCGGCGATCGAGGGATTGGCGGCGGTGTTTACCGGTACGCAGCCGGAGATCCGCGAGATCGATCCGCCCGCCTACGGCGTGAAAGCGATCGGACACATGGGATTTTTCCGCTCCGCCAATGCGGCGGCGTGGCGGATCGTCAGCGACGCACTCTCTTTGGAGGAAGATCATGCAAGTGGCGCACGAGCGCACGTTTAACTGGACCGATTTTCGCGAAGTAGCGCGCGGCATGGCAGGGCGCCCGCATTTGGAATGGATGCAGGCGATGATCGCCGGCGAAATTCCGCCGCCGCCGCTTGGCAGCGCCTTCGAGTTCGCCTTCGAAACGGCGGAACCGGGGCGCGTCACTTTTTCGGTTGCAGCCCATGAGTGGGCCGCCAACCCCGCCGGGGTGGTGCACGGCGGATTTATCTCGACGCTGCTCGATACGGTGCTGACGCTTTGCGTGCAGACGAAGCTCCCGCAAGATCGGTTGGCAACGACGACCGATTTGCACGTGCGCTTCGTACGGCCGGCCACGCCGAACGGCCAGCGCCTGCGCGCGGAAGCGACCGCGGTCCATATCGGCTCGACGATGGCCACCGCCGAAGGCCGCGTTTACGATGCGGCCGGGAAGATGGTCGCGCATGGGACGACAGCCCTCGCGATCATTGCTTTTCCCGGTGCGAGCGACGCGGGCAGGCGCTAGTGCCCTACCAAATCCCCAGCATCGCTTTGACGTCGTCCGACGCCATGGTCGCCGGATCCCAGGGCGGCGAGAAGGTAATATCGATGGTCGCTCCCTTGACCCCCTCGACCGCAAGGACGTGGTCCTCGACCGACTTCTTGAACATCGGACCGACCGGGCACATCGGCGAGGTTAGCGTCATGACGACGCTCACGTACTCCCCGGCGTCCCCTTCCACGCTTACGTCGTAAACCAAGCCAAGCTCCAGGATCCCCAAGTTCAGCTCGGGGTCCTTCACGTCGGCCAGGGCGGTACGGATTTGATCGGTCGTCGGCATACTTCTCATCTTAATACAGGACGGTCCGCTCGGCCTACGGCCGACCGCGCATCCGGCGCTGCGGACCTCCAGCCGCATCCTGCGGCTCGGCCGAGGCCCGGAGCGATGCGGGGGCGTACCGCCCGATACAAAAGAGTAAAGGGCGTCACGAAACCCGTCGTCGATGGGTAGCGTTAGAGTAAAATACTTGCGCGGGGCGCAAGGCCCGATTTCCCGGAGGAAAAGCCAAGCAATGTCAATGTGGGAACCGTTCACCGAGCGCGCGAGACGCAGCATCGTGCTGGCTCAAGAAGAAGCGCAGCGCTTGGGGAACAACTACATCGGTACCGAGCACATCCTGCTCGGTATCATCTCGGAAGGCGAAAGCCTGGCCGCAAAAGTTCTCGAGTCGCTTGGCGTCAATCTGGCCAAGGTGCGGCAAGAGGTGGAAGCCATCGTCGGGCGCGGCGGTCAAACCGTGCAGCAAGAGATGGTCTTCACGCCGCGCGCGAAGCGCGTGATCGAACTTGCCTTCGAAGAGGCGCGCCAGCTCAACCACAACTACATCGGCACGGAGCATCTGTTGCTCGGCCTGATCCGCGAGGGCGAGGGCGTGGCCGCGCGGGTGCTGACCAACCTTGGCGTCGACCCGGCCAAAGTGCGCGTGCAAACCACATCGCTGCTCGGCGCCGAAGGCCAGCCGCCCGCGCCCAAGGGCAAGAGCAAGACGCCGACGCTCGATGCGTACGGCCGCGATCTCACGCAGCTCGCGCGCGAGAACAAACTCGATCCCGTGATCGGACGAAACAACGAGATCGAGCGCGTGATTCAAATTCTCTCGCGGCGCACCAAGAACAATCCGGCGTTGATCGGCGAACCGGGCGTCGGTAAGACCGCGATCGCCGAAGGTCTGGCACAGCGCGTCATCAAGGGCGATATTCCCGAGCCGCTGCGCGAGCGGCGCGTGATCACGCTCGATCTGGCGGGACTCGTTGCCGGAACGAAGTACCGCGGTGAATTCGAAGAGCGGATGAAGCGCGTCATGGACGAAATCCGCGGCGCGGCGGGCGAGATCATCCTGTTCATCGACGAGTTGCACACGCTGGTGGGCGCCGGCGCAGCCGAGGGCGCGATCGATGCAAGCAACATCATCAAACCTGCGCTCGCGCGCGGCGAACTGCAGTGCATCGGCGCGACCACGCTCAACGAATTTCGCAAGCACATCGAGAAGGACTCGGCGCTCGAGCGGCGCTTCCAGCCGGTCATGGTCGGCGAGCCGTCGGTCGAAGAGACGGTCGAGATCCTGATGGGCCTGCGCGATCGTTACGAAGCCCATCACAAGGTGCAAATCACCGACCAGGCGTTGGCAGCGGCGGCAAAGCTTTCGGACCGCTACATCACCGATCGCTTCCTGCCCGACAAGGCCGTCGACCTGATCGACGAAGCCAGCTCGCGCGTGCGCCTGCAGGCCACGTTGCCGCCGGCGGAGATTCGCGAGGTCGACGCGCAACTGCGCCGCGTGATCGCCGAGAAAGAATCGGTCGTCAAGAACCAGGAGTTCGAGAAGGCTGCTTCGATTCGCGATCGCGAGGAGAAGCTGCGGCTGGAGAAGTCGCGCCTCGAGGGCGAGTGGCAAGAGAAGAAAGCGCAGAACGCCGATAAGCCCTTGCGCGTCACCGAGGAAAACGTCGCCGAGATCGTCTCGTCGTGGACCAAGATTCCGGTCAGCCGTCTCGCCCAAGCCGAGACCGAAAAACTGCTCAACATGGGCGCGAAGCTGCACGAGCGCATCGTCGGTCAGGACGAAGGAATCAACGTGATCACGCGAGCGATCCGGCGCTCCCGCGCGGGGTTGAAAAACCCGAATCGTCCGATCGGCTCGTTTCTCTTTCTCGGCCCGACCGGCGTCGGCAAAACCGAGGTCGCGCGAAGCCTGGCCGAGTTCATGTTCGACGACGAAGAGTCGATGATCCGCATCGACATGTCGGAGTACATGGAGAAGTATTCGGTCTCGCGCCTGGTCGGCGCACCTCCGGGATACGTCGGCTATGAGGAAGGCGGCCAGCTCACCGAAGCGGTGCGCCGCCGTCCGTACTCGGTCGTGCTGCTCGATGAAATCGAAAAGGCGCACCCCGACGTCTTCAACCTGCTGCTGCAAGTGCTCGACGACGGCCGCCTGACCGATTCTCAAGGGCGCCAGGTCGATTTCAAAAACACCGTGATCATCATGACCTCGAACGTCGGTGCGGCAGGAATGCAAACGACGACCGACATCGGGTTCCGGCCGCAAAAAGGCAGCGAGGACGACGAGACCAAGGGCTACGAACGGATGAAGAACAAGGTGCTCGAGGAGGTCAAGCACACCTTCCGGCCCGAGTTCCTCAATCGCGTCGACGAGGTCGTCGTCTTCCATCAGCTCAGCAAAGCGCAGATCGAAGAGATCGTCGGACTCGAACTGGAGAAAGTGCTGCGCGAGGTTCGCGCGCAAGACATGCATCTCAAGGTTACCGACGCGGCGAAGACGTTGCTCGCGAAGAAGGGCTGGGACCCGCAGTTCGGCGCGCGTCCGCTGCGTCGCGCGATTCAACGCAACGTCGAGGATGAGCTGGCCGAGGAGATGCTCAAGGGAACCTTCGTCGCCGGCGATCACGTGCTGGCCGATGTCGATTCCGACGATCCCGAGAAGTTGAAGTTCTCGAAGATTCCGTCGATCGAACTCCCGGCGGAACCGAGCGAACCCGCCCACGCATGACGACCGGCCTCGCGGCCGGCAAGTTCGACCCGCCGCACCGCGGGCACGCCCTGTTGATCGACACGGCGCGCGCGCGGTGCGATCGTTTGATCGTGCTGGTCGTGGACTACGCACGGCAGACGGTGCCGGCGGCGCTGCGCGCCCACTGGCTGCGCGAGATCCATCCCGGCGCCGACGTGCGAGTTATTCCCGACGATCCCGCGATCTCGGCCGAACAGACCGATGAAGAGGCGCAGTGGATTCGTGCGTTCCTCGGTAACGAGGCGATCGACGTCTTCTTCAGCTCGGAGCATTACGGCGAGGCGCTCGCACGTGCGCTGGGAGCAAGCCACTACATGGTCGACCGCGAGCGCGCGATGGTGCCCGTCACCGGGACGATGGTCCGCCGCGATCCGGTTGCGATGCTCGACTGGCTCGAACCGTGCGTGCGCGCGTACTATGTGCCGCGGGTGGGGGTCGTCGGTTCGGAGTCGACCGGGAAGAGCTGGCTCTGCGAGCGGCTTGCCGCGCACTACGGCACGGTTTGGGTTGCCGAATACGGACGTGAATACACGCTGGAGAAGGCGCGCTCGGGAAAGCTCGGCCGATGGGTCGACGACGAATTCGTCCATATCGCGTTCGAGCAGCAGCGGCGCGAGGACGAAGCCGCCCGGCGTGCCAATCGCGTACTGTTGTGCGATACCGACGCGCTAGCGTCGAAGATATGGTTCGAACGCTACATGGAGCGCGAACCCACGCGCTGGCCGCTCGATCCTACGCGCATCGCGCTCTATCTGCTCACGTATCCGGACGTGCCCTTCGTCGCCGACGAGATCCGTGATGGCGAGCACAAACGCTACTGGATGTACGAACGATTCATCGAGATGCTCACGCAACTAGGTCATCGTTTCACCGTGTTGCGGGGAACGTATGACGAGCGCGATCGCCAAGCCGTCGAAGCGATCGACGCACTGCTCGAACACGA from Candidatus Baltobacteraceae bacterium includes these protein-coding regions:
- a CDS encoding PaaI family thioesterase; amino-acid sequence: MAHERTFNWTDFREVARGMAGRPHLEWMQAMIAGEIPPPPLGSAFEFAFETAEPGRVTFSVAAHEWAANPAGVVHGGFISTLLDTVLTLCVQTKLPQDRLATTTDLHVRFVRPATPNGQRLRAEATAVHIGSTMATAEGRVYDAAGKMVAHGTTALAIIAFPGASDAGRR
- a CDS encoding alpha/beta fold hydrolase, encoding MCDLTIPALDGAALRATLFEPQEARAAVIISGATAVPRGYYGGLAAYLATLGAAVVTYDYRGSGEPPSVLRRSRARMRDWGELDAPGVIAWMRERYPLARLHLVGHSYGGHALLLAPNNHEIARAVTIASGLGYWGYVTPRERYRVYLLMRFVTPLAVAICGYSPGSRMGFGEDLAPGVAREWSRWVMNPRYFLDDPTLTSLRNGANYHGSLLMLAPSDDAWITRAAIEGLAAVFTGTQPEIREIDPPAYGVKAIGHMGFFRSANAAAWRIVSDALSLEEDHASGARAHV
- a CDS encoding metal-sulfur cluster assembly factor; translated protein: MPTTDQIRTALADVKDPELNLGILELGLVYDVSVEGDAGEYVSVVMTLTSPMCPVGPMFKKSVEDHVLAVEGVKGATIDITFSPPWDPATMASDDVKAMLGIW
- a CDS encoding AAA family ATPase → MTTGLAAGKFDPPHRGHALLIDTARARCDRLIVLVVDYARQTVPAALRAHWLREIHPGADVRVIPDDPAISAEQTDEEAQWIRAFLGNEAIDVFFSSEHYGEALARALGASHYMVDRERAMVPVTGTMVRRDPVAMLDWLEPCVRAYYVPRVGVVGSESTGKSWLCERLAAHYGTVWVAEYGREYTLEKARSGKLGRWVDDEFVHIAFEQQRREDEAARRANRVLLCDTDALASKIWFERYMEREPTRWPLDPTRIALYLLTYPDVPFVADEIRDGEHKRYWMYERFIEMLTQLGHRFTVLRGTYDERDRQAVEAIDALLEHEVKP
- a CDS encoding ATP-dependent Clp protease ATP-binding subunit; translated protein: MSMWEPFTERARRSIVLAQEEAQRLGNNYIGTEHILLGIISEGESLAAKVLESLGVNLAKVRQEVEAIVGRGGQTVQQEMVFTPRAKRVIELAFEEARQLNHNYIGTEHLLLGLIREGEGVAARVLTNLGVDPAKVRVQTTSLLGAEGQPPAPKGKSKTPTLDAYGRDLTQLARENKLDPVIGRNNEIERVIQILSRRTKNNPALIGEPGVGKTAIAEGLAQRVIKGDIPEPLRERRVITLDLAGLVAGTKYRGEFEERMKRVMDEIRGAAGEIILFIDELHTLVGAGAAEGAIDASNIIKPALARGELQCIGATTLNEFRKHIEKDSALERRFQPVMVGEPSVEETVEILMGLRDRYEAHHKVQITDQALAAAAKLSDRYITDRFLPDKAVDLIDEASSRVRLQATLPPAEIREVDAQLRRVIAEKESVVKNQEFEKAASIRDREEKLRLEKSRLEGEWQEKKAQNADKPLRVTEENVAEIVSSWTKIPVSRLAQAETEKLLNMGAKLHERIVGQDEGINVITRAIRRSRAGLKNPNRPIGSFLFLGPTGVGKTEVARSLAEFMFDDEESMIRIDMSEYMEKYSVSRLVGAPPGYVGYEEGGQLTEAVRRRPYSVVLLDEIEKAHPDVFNLLLQVLDDGRLTDSQGRQVDFKNTVIIMTSNVGAAGMQTTTDIGFRPQKGSEDDETKGYERMKNKVLEEVKHTFRPEFLNRVDEVVVFHQLSKAQIEEIVGLELEKVLREVRAQDMHLKVTDAAKTLLAKKGWDPQFGARPLRRAIQRNVEDELAEEMLKGTFVAGDHVLADVDSDDPEKLKFSKIPSIELPAEPSEPAHA